From the genome of Azospira restricta, one region includes:
- a CDS encoding NADH-quinone oxidoreductase subunit C: protein MSAKLETLSQNLEKHLGERIKTKKLALGEITIEVAADDYLGVMQTLRDEAELRFDEVADLCGVDYSTYGSSNGKGTRQGPRFAVVVHLLSVANNQRVRVRVFADSDDFPSVPSITGLWASANWFEREAFDLYGIVFPGHNDLRRILTDYGFIGHPFRKDFPVSGYVEMRYDPDQRRVIYQPVTIEPRENTPRIVREETYGDL, encoded by the coding sequence ATGTCCGCCAAGCTGGAAACGCTTAGCCAGAATCTGGAAAAACACCTCGGCGAGCGCATCAAGACGAAGAAGCTCGCCCTGGGCGAAATCACCATCGAGGTCGCGGCCGACGATTACCTGGGCGTCATGCAGACGCTGCGCGACGAGGCCGAGCTGCGCTTCGACGAGGTCGCCGACCTCTGTGGCGTCGACTATTCGACCTACGGCAGCAGCAATGGCAAAGGCACGCGGCAGGGGCCGCGCTTCGCCGTCGTCGTCCATCTGCTGTCGGTCGCCAACAACCAGCGCGTGCGCGTGCGCGTCTTCGCCGACAGCGACGATTTCCCGTCGGTGCCGTCGATCACCGGCCTGTGGGCGAGCGCCAACTGGTTCGAGCGCGAGGCCTTCGACCTTTACGGCATCGTCTTCCCGGGCCACAACGACCTGCGCCGCATCCTTACCGACTACGGCTTCATCGGCCATCCGTTCCGCAAGGACTTCCCGGTCTCGGGTTACGTCGAGATGCGCTACGACCCGGACCAGCGCCGCGTCATCTACCAGCCGGTGACGATCGAGCCGCGCGAAAACACCCCGCGCATCGTGCGCGAAGAAACCTACGGAGATCTCTGA
- the tpiA gene encoding triose-phosphate isomerase: MRQKLVVGNWKMHGNAADNRQLLQGLVAGLPAVGDVAVAVCVPFPYLAQAQSLLAATPLAWGAQNLSEHARGAYTGEVSAAMLSDFGCRYAIVGHSERRALYGETDAQVAAKFVAAKAAGLVPILCVGETLAQREVGDTMRVVLAQLDAVLDLAGVAAFSGVVVAYEPVWAIGTGRTATPGEAQDVHAAIRARVAARDAEVAARLQVLYGGSVKASNAGEIFAQADIDGGLVGGASLVVDEFLAICQAAGR, encoded by the coding sequence ATGCGCCAGAAACTCGTCGTCGGCAACTGGAAAATGCATGGCAATGCTGCCGACAATCGGCAGCTGTTGCAGGGTCTGGTCGCCGGCCTGCCGGCGGTCGGCGACGTGGCGGTCGCGGTCTGCGTGCCCTTCCCGTACCTCGCGCAGGCGCAGTCGCTGCTGGCGGCGACGCCGCTGGCGTGGGGGGCGCAGAACCTGAGCGAGCATGCACGGGGCGCCTATACCGGCGAGGTGTCGGCGGCCATGCTGTCGGATTTCGGCTGTCGCTACGCGATCGTCGGTCATTCCGAGCGGCGGGCGCTGTACGGCGAGACCGACGCGCAGGTGGCGGCGAAGTTCGTCGCGGCGAAGGCGGCGGGGCTGGTGCCCATCCTCTGCGTCGGCGAGACGCTGGCGCAGCGGGAGGTGGGCGACACGATGCGCGTCGTCCTCGCGCAGCTCGATGCGGTCCTCGACCTTGCCGGCGTGGCGGCCTTCTCCGGGGTGGTCGTTGCCTACGAGCCGGTGTGGGCGATCGGTACCGGGCGGACGGCGACGCCGGGAGAGGCGCAGGACGTGCATGCGGCGATCCGTGCCCGCGTTGCGGCGCGCGATGCGGAGGTGGCGGCCCGGTTGCAGGTGCTGTACGGCGGCAGCGTCAAGGCGTCGAACGCCGGCGAGATTTTCGCGCAGGCGGACATCGACGGCGGTCTGGTCGGTGGCGCTTCCTTGGTGGTGGATGAATTTCTGGCGATTTGCCAGGCGGCAGGTCGTTGA
- the nuoK gene encoding NADH-quinone oxidoreductase subunit NuoK, translating to MLTLSHFLILGAILFSIGVVGIFLNRKNLIVLLMAIELMLLAVNMNFVAFSHYLGDLAGQVFVFFILTVAAAESAIGLAILVVLFRNLQTIHVDDLDSLKG from the coding sequence TTGCTGACACTCTCTCATTTCCTGATCCTCGGCGCGATCCTGTTTTCGATCGGCGTCGTGGGCATCTTCCTCAACCGGAAGAACCTGATCGTGCTGCTGATGGCGATCGAGCTGATGCTGCTGGCGGTGAACATGAACTTCGTCGCCTTCTCGCACTACCTCGGGGACCTCGCCGGCCAGGTGTTCGTCTTCTTCATCCTCACCGTGGCCGCCGCCGAGTCGGCGATCGGCCTCGCCATCCTGGTCGTCCTGTTCCGCAACCTGCAGACGATCCACGTGGATGATCTGGACAGCCTGAAGGGTTAA
- a CDS encoding NADH-quinone oxidoreductase subunit A has product MLENYFPILVFILVGVAIGVLPILLGWLVAPNRPDSEKLSPYECGFEAFEDARMKFDVRYYLIAIIFILFDLEIAFLFPWATIFKEIVETPAIKLFGFVEMMVFVAILVVGYVYAWAKGALEWE; this is encoded by the coding sequence ATGCTGGAAAACTACTTCCCGATCTTGGTGTTCATCCTCGTGGGTGTCGCCATTGGCGTTCTTCCCATTCTCCTCGGTTGGCTCGTTGCTCCCAACCGTCCTGACAGCGAAAAGCTCTCCCCCTACGAATGCGGCTTCGAGGCCTTCGAAGACGCCCGCATGAAATTCGATGTTCGCTACTACCTGATCGCGATCATCTTCATCCTGTTCGACCTCGAAATCGCGTTCCTCTTCCCGTGGGCGACGATCTTCAAGGAAATCGTCGAGACGCCGGCGATCAAGCTCTTCGGCTTCGTCGAGATGATGGTCTTCGTCGCGATTCTCGTCGTCGGTTACGTGTATGCCTGGGCCAAGGGCGCCCTGGAGTGGGAATAA
- a CDS encoding NADH-quinone oxidoreductase subunit J gives MEFKTAVFYFLSAILVFASLRVITARNAVVAVLHLILAFFSAGGVWALLQAEFLAIGIVLIYVGAVMVLFLFVVMMLDINIDRLREKFWSYLPLGLIVGLVMVFELGAVLSANSLAVAEADAPQVPAGVSNTKSLGRLIYTDFVYPFELASVVLLVAIVAAIAITYRGRKATKSTDPAKQIRVRAKDRVRVLQMPAEKRD, from the coding sequence ATGGAATTCAAGACTGCCGTTTTCTACTTCCTCTCCGCGATCCTGGTCTTCGCCAGCCTGCGCGTGATCACCGCGCGCAACGCGGTCGTCGCCGTGCTGCACCTGATCCTCGCCTTCTTCTCGGCGGGCGGCGTCTGGGCGCTGCTGCAGGCCGAGTTCCTGGCGATCGGCATCGTGCTGATCTACGTCGGCGCGGTGATGGTGCTGTTCCTGTTCGTGGTCATGATGCTCGACATCAACATCGACCGCCTGCGCGAGAAATTCTGGAGCTACCTGCCGCTCGGCCTGATCGTCGGCCTGGTGATGGTCTTCGAGCTGGGCGCCGTGCTCAGCGCCAACTCGCTCGCCGTCGCCGAAGCCGATGCGCCGCAGGTGCCGGCCGGCGTGTCGAACACCAAGAGCCTCGGCCGCCTGATCTACACCGATTTCGTCTATCCCTTCGAACTCGCCTCGGTGGTGCTGCTGGTGGCGATCGTCGCCGCCATCGCGATCACCTATCGCGGCCGCAAGGCGACGAAGAGCACCGATCCGGCCAAGCAGATCCGCGTCCGCGCCAAGGATCGCGTGCGCGTGCTGCAGATGCCGGCCGAAAAGCGGGATTGA
- the secG gene encoding preprotein translocase subunit SecG, with amino-acid sequence MDAMFSVILVVHILVGVAVCGLVLMQHGKGADMGAAFGSGASGSLFGATGSANFLSRTTAVLAAVFFVTSLALAYIASNKPKTSGSLIENAVQSQSLSAPVPKEEKAAENKAATPDSPESKAKDIPK; translated from the coding sequence ATGGATGCAATGTTCTCGGTCATTCTGGTAGTGCATATCCTGGTCGGCGTCGCCGTCTGCGGTCTGGTGCTGATGCAGCACGGCAAGGGCGCCGACATGGGGGCGGCTTTCGGTAGCGGCGCTTCCGGCAGCCTCTTCGGCGCCACCGGTTCCGCCAACTTCCTCAGCCGCACCACCGCCGTGCTGGCTGCCGTCTTCTTCGTGACCAGCCTGGCGCTTGCATATATCGCGTCGAACAAGCCAAAAACGTCTGGCAGTCTTATAGAAAACGCGGTACAATCGCAGTCTCTTTCGGCGCCGGTTCCGAAAGAAGAGAAAGCGGCAGAAAACAAGGCCGCGACGCCCGATTCCCCGGAGTCGAAGGCGAAAGATATTCCCAAGTAA
- the nuoG gene encoding NADH-quinone oxidoreductase subunit NuoG translates to MLEIEIDGKQVQVPDGSTVMDAAQQVGAYIPHFCYHKKLSIAANCRMCLVQVEKAPKPLPACATPVTNGMKVFTHSELAVKAQKGVMEFLLINHPLDCPICDQGGECQLQDLAVGYGAGASRYQEEKRVVFHKNVGPLISMEEMSRCIHCTRCVRFGQEIAGIMELGMANRNMHSEIQTFVGRSVDSELSGNMIDLCPVGALTSKPFRYSARSWELQRRKSVSPHDSVGANLIVQIKNNRVMRVLPRENEAVNECWISDKDRFSYESLNSDARLTKPMIRVDGQLREVEWNVALDYVAHGLNDIVKQHGPSALGALASPHSTLEELALLKKVVAGLGSKNIDFRLRRRDFSVDGKQAGRPWLGLKLAEIKDLDAALVIGSFLRKEQPLVAQRLRQVAKKHTKVSLVTVGGDDQLIKLYQNVVVSPADLALAVGAIVKAAALAKGAAVPAGLEAVEPCERSRAIAQSLLDGEKRAIFLGNVAEQHPQAAVLQALAQELAKLTGASFGFLGEAANSVGGYVAGALPGVGGLNAYEMLAQPRQAYVVLGADLDRDAHNGQLAVAALKQAALTVVLTPFKDGAVADYADALLPIAPFTETSGTFINAEGRIQRFNGVVAPLGEARPGWKVLRVLGNVLGLSGFDFTSSEAVRDTVVSASAEFASGLDNGIKDVALSLGDGETGLQRIGDVPIHFADMLARRAPALQLTRDAAAPVARMNAATLASLGLADGAQVRVKQGAGVATLAAKGDETVPTGCVRVAAAHATTAGLGDLFGTITVERA, encoded by the coding sequence ATGCTGGAAATCGAAATCGACGGCAAGCAGGTACAGGTCCCCGACGGCAGCACCGTCATGGACGCCGCCCAGCAGGTCGGGGCCTACATCCCGCACTTCTGCTACCACAAGAAGCTTTCCATCGCGGCCAACTGCCGCATGTGCCTGGTGCAGGTCGAGAAGGCGCCGAAACCGCTGCCCGCCTGCGCGACGCCGGTGACCAACGGCATGAAGGTGTTCACGCACTCCGAACTCGCCGTCAAGGCGCAGAAGGGCGTGATGGAGTTCCTGCTGATCAACCACCCGCTCGACTGCCCGATCTGCGACCAGGGCGGCGAATGCCAGCTGCAGGACCTCGCCGTCGGCTACGGCGCCGGCGCTTCGCGCTACCAGGAAGAGAAGCGCGTCGTCTTCCACAAGAACGTCGGCCCGCTGATCTCGATGGAGGAGATGAGCCGCTGCATCCACTGCACCCGCTGCGTGCGCTTCGGCCAGGAAATCGCCGGCATCATGGAACTCGGCATGGCCAACCGCAACATGCACTCCGAGATCCAGACCTTCGTCGGCCGCTCGGTCGATTCCGAACTGTCGGGCAACATGATCGACCTCTGCCCGGTCGGCGCACTGACCTCGAAGCCGTTCCGCTACTCCGCCCGTTCGTGGGAGCTGCAGCGCCGCAAGTCGGTCAGCCCGCACGACTCGGTCGGCGCCAACCTGATCGTCCAGATCAAGAACAACCGCGTCATGCGCGTGCTGCCGCGCGAGAACGAGGCGGTCAACGAGTGCTGGATTTCCGACAAGGACCGCTTCTCGTACGAATCGCTGAACAGCGACGCCCGCCTGACGAAGCCGATGATCCGCGTCGACGGCCAGCTGCGCGAGGTCGAATGGAACGTCGCGCTCGACTACGTCGCCCACGGCCTCAACGACATCGTCAAGCAGCACGGCCCGTCCGCCCTCGGCGCACTGGCCTCGCCGCATTCGACGCTGGAAGAGCTGGCGCTGCTGAAGAAGGTTGTCGCCGGCCTCGGTTCGAAGAACATCGACTTCCGTCTGCGCCGCCGCGACTTCTCGGTCGACGGCAAGCAGGCCGGCCGGCCGTGGCTGGGCCTCAAGCTGGCCGAGATCAAGGACCTCGACGCCGCGCTGGTGATCGGCAGCTTCCTGCGCAAGGAACAGCCGTTGGTCGCGCAGCGCCTGCGCCAGGTCGCAAAGAAGCACACCAAGGTCAGCCTCGTTACTGTCGGCGGCGACGACCAGCTGATCAAGCTGTACCAGAACGTCGTCGTCTCGCCGGCCGATCTGGCCCTGGCGGTCGGTGCCATCGTCAAGGCCGCCGCGCTGGCCAAGGGCGCCGCAGTCCCGGCCGGCCTGGAAGCGGTCGAGCCGTGCGAACGCAGCCGCGCGATCGCGCAGAGCCTGCTCGACGGCGAGAAGCGCGCGATCTTCCTCGGCAACGTCGCCGAGCAGCATCCGCAAGCCGCGGTGCTGCAGGCGCTGGCGCAGGAGCTGGCGAAGCTCACCGGTGCCAGCTTCGGCTTCCTCGGCGAAGCGGCGAACAGCGTCGGCGGCTACGTCGCCGGTGCCCTGCCGGGCGTCGGCGGCCTGAACGCCTACGAGATGCTGGCGCAGCCGCGCCAGGCCTACGTCGTGCTCGGCGCCGACCTCGACCGCGACGCGCACAACGGTCAGCTGGCCGTCGCTGCGCTCAAGCAGGCGGCGCTGACCGTCGTGCTGACGCCGTTCAAGGACGGCGCCGTCGCCGACTATGCCGATGCGCTGCTGCCGATCGCCCCGTTCACCGAAACCTCGGGCACCTTCATCAACGCCGAGGGCCGCATCCAGCGCTTCAACGGCGTCGTCGCCCCGCTCGGCGAGGCGCGTCCGGGCTGGAAGGTGCTGCGCGTGCTCGGCAACGTGCTCGGCCTGTCGGGCTTCGATTTCACCTCCAGCGAAGCGGTGCGCGACACCGTCGTCTCGGCCAGCGCCGAGTTCGCCTCCGGCCTCGACAACGGCATCAAGGATGTCGCGCTGTCGCTCGGCGACGGCGAGACCGGCCTGCAGCGCATCGGCGACGTGCCGATCCATTTTGCCGACATGCTTGCCCGCCGCGCGCCGGCGCTGCAGCTGACGCGCGACGCCGCCGCGCCGGTGGCGCGCATGAACGCCGCGACGCTGGCCAGCCTCGGCCTCGCCGACGGCGCGCAGGTGCGAGTCAAGCAGGGCGCGGGGGTGGCGACGCTCGCCGCGAAGGGCGATGAAACGGTGCCGACCGGCTGCGTGCGCGTCGCCGCGGCCCATGCGACGACCGCCGGGCTGGGCGACCTGTTCGGCACGATTACCGTGGAGCGTGCGTAA
- the nuoI gene encoding NADH-quinone oxidoreductase subunit NuoI, with translation MGAIKEVFNSLLLKELLKGMSVTGRYMFARKITVQYPEEKTPQSFRFRGLHALRRYPNGEERCIACKLCEAVCPALAITIESDQRDDGSRRTTRYDIDLTKCIFCGFCEEACPVDAIVETRIFEYHGEKRGDLYYTKAMLLANGDRYEAQIAADREADAKYR, from the coding sequence ATGGGTGCGATCAAGGAAGTATTCAACAGCCTGCTCCTGAAGGAGCTGCTCAAGGGCATGTCGGTGACCGGGCGCTACATGTTTGCGCGCAAGATCACCGTCCAGTACCCCGAGGAGAAGACCCCGCAGAGCTTCCGCTTCCGCGGCCTGCATGCGCTGCGCCGCTATCCGAACGGCGAGGAGCGCTGCATCGCCTGCAAGCTGTGCGAGGCCGTCTGCCCGGCGCTGGCGATCACCATCGAGTCGGACCAGCGCGACGACGGTTCGCGCCGCACGACCCGCTACGACATCGACCTGACCAAGTGCATCTTCTGCGGCTTCTGCGAGGAGGCCTGCCCGGTCGACGCGATCGTCGAGACGCGCATTTTCGAGTACCACGGCGAGAAGCGCGGCGACCTCTACTACACCAAGGCGATGCTGCTCGCCAACGGCGACCGCTACGAGGCGCAGATCGCCGCCGACCGCGAAGCCGACGCGAAATATCGCTAA
- the nuoF gene encoding NADH-quinone oxidoreductase subunit NuoF — translation MALLGAINPVLTAGLDGDNAWRLADYVKRGGYKALKRILDEKIPQEQVIAEVKTSVLRGRGGAGFPTGLKWSFMPRSFPGDKYVVCNSDEGEPGTFKDRDILRYNPHSVIEGMAIAAYAMGANRGYNYIHGEVWEIYQRFEEALDEARAAGFLGQNILGSGFNFELFAHHGYGAYICGEETALLESIEGKKGQPRFKPPFPASFGLYGKPTTINNTETFGSIPFILNMGGQAFLEAGKPNNGGTKLFSISGHVNRPGNYEIPLGTPFSTLLEMAGGMRGGRKLKACIPGGSSAPVIPGDIMMDTTMDYDSIAKAGSMLGSGAVIVMDETTCMVRALERLSFFYYEESCGQCTPCREGTSWLYKIVHRIENGKGRPEDLDMLNGVLNNIMGRTICALGDAASLPVQSFTKHFASEFEYHIEHKKCLVPVDVQRAGSGFFTAKA, via the coding sequence ATGGCCCTCCTCGGTGCAATCAACCCGGTCCTGACGGCCGGGCTGGACGGCGACAACGCGTGGCGTCTCGCCGACTACGTCAAGCGCGGCGGCTACAAGGCGCTGAAGCGCATCCTCGATGAGAAGATCCCGCAGGAACAGGTCATCGCCGAGGTGAAGACCTCGGTGCTGCGCGGCCGCGGCGGCGCCGGCTTCCCGACCGGCCTCAAGTGGTCGTTCATGCCGCGCTCCTTCCCCGGCGACAAGTACGTCGTCTGCAACTCGGACGAGGGCGAGCCGGGCACCTTCAAGGACCGCGACATCCTGCGCTACAACCCGCACTCGGTGATCGAGGGCATGGCCATCGCCGCCTACGCAATGGGCGCCAACCGCGGCTACAACTACATCCACGGCGAAGTCTGGGAAATCTACCAGCGCTTCGAGGAGGCGCTCGACGAGGCCCGCGCCGCCGGCTTCCTCGGCCAGAACATCCTCGGCTCCGGCTTCAACTTCGAGCTCTTCGCGCACCACGGCTACGGCGCCTACATCTGCGGCGAGGAAACCGCGCTGCTCGAATCGATCGAGGGCAAGAAGGGCCAGCCGCGCTTCAAGCCGCCGTTCCCGGCTTCGTTCGGCCTCTACGGCAAGCCGACGACGATCAACAACACCGAGACCTTCGGTTCGATCCCGTTCATCCTGAACATGGGCGGCCAGGCCTTCCTGGAAGCCGGCAAGCCGAACAACGGCGGCACCAAGCTGTTCTCGATCTCGGGCCACGTCAATCGCCCCGGCAACTACGAGATCCCGCTCGGCACGCCGTTCTCGACGCTGCTCGAGATGGCCGGCGGCATGCGCGGCGGCCGCAAGCTGAAGGCCTGCATCCCGGGCGGTTCGTCGGCGCCGGTGATCCCCGGCGACATCATGATGGACACGACGATGGACTACGATTCCATCGCCAAGGCTGGCTCGATGCTCGGCTCGGGCGCGGTCATCGTCATGGACGAGACGACCTGCATGGTGAGGGCGCTGGAACGTCTCTCCTTCTTCTACTACGAGGAATCCTGCGGCCAGTGCACGCCCTGCCGCGAAGGCACCTCGTGGCTGTACAAGATCGTGCATCGCATCGAGAACGGCAAGGGCCGTCCGGAAGACCTGGACATGCTCAACGGCGTCCTCAACAACATCATGGGCCGCACCATCTGCGCGCTCGGCGATGCCGCCTCGCTGCCGGTGCAGAGCTTCACCAAGCACTTCGCGAGCGAGTTCGAATACCACATCGAACACAAGAAGTGCCTCGTTCCTGTCGACGTCCAGCGCGCCGGCAGCGGCTTCTTCACGGCTAAGGCTTAA
- a CDS encoding NADH-quinone oxidoreductase subunit D, whose amino-acid sequence MPEIHNYTLNFGPQHPAAHGVLRLVLELDGEVVQRADPHIGLLHRATEKLAETRTWIQSVPYMDRLDYVSMMCNEHAYCLAVEKLLQLEVPLRAQYIRVMFDEITRVLNHLLWVGCHALDVGAMTMVLYAFREREDLVDAYEAVSGARMHAAYYRPGGVYRDLPDSMPQYTENKFKKPAEVKALNEARSGSLLDFLEDFTNRFPKLLDEYETLLTDNRIWKQRLVDIGIVTPERALQLGFSGAMLRGSGIAWDLRKKQPYEVYDRLDFDIPVGVNGDSYDRYLVRMEEMRQSNRIIKQCIDWLRKNPGPVISDNYKVAPPPRESMKSNMEELIHHFKLFSEGIHVPEGEAYAAVEHPKGEFGIYFISDGANKPYRMKIRAPGYVHLSAMDEMARGHMIADVVTIIGSQDIVFGEIDR is encoded by the coding sequence ATGCCCGAGATCCACAATTACACCCTGAACTTCGGCCCGCAGCACCCGGCCGCGCACGGCGTGCTGCGCTTGGTGCTGGAGCTGGACGGCGAAGTCGTCCAGCGTGCCGACCCGCACATCGGTCTGCTGCATCGTGCCACCGAGAAGCTGGCCGAGACGCGCACCTGGATCCAGTCGGTGCCGTACATGGACCGCCTCGACTACGTGTCGATGATGTGCAACGAGCACGCCTACTGCCTGGCGGTCGAGAAGCTGCTGCAGCTCGAGGTGCCGCTGCGCGCCCAGTACATCCGCGTGATGTTCGACGAGATCACGCGCGTGCTGAACCACCTGCTGTGGGTCGGCTGCCACGCGCTCGACGTCGGCGCGATGACGATGGTGCTCTACGCCTTCCGCGAGCGCGAGGATCTCGTCGATGCCTACGAGGCGGTGTCCGGTGCCCGCATGCACGCGGCCTACTACCGTCCGGGCGGCGTCTACCGCGACCTGCCGGACAGCATGCCGCAGTACACCGAGAACAAGTTCAAGAAGCCGGCGGAAGTGAAGGCGCTCAACGAGGCGCGGTCCGGCTCGCTGCTCGACTTCCTCGAGGATTTCACCAACCGCTTCCCGAAGCTGCTCGACGAATACGAGACGCTGCTCACCGACAACCGCATCTGGAAGCAGCGCCTGGTCGACATCGGCATCGTCACCCCGGAGCGCGCGCTGCAGCTCGGCTTCTCCGGCGCCATGCTGCGCGGCTCGGGCATCGCCTGGGACCTGCGCAAGAAGCAGCCGTACGAGGTCTACGACCGCCTCGATTTCGACATTCCGGTCGGCGTCAACGGCGACTCCTACGACCGCTACCTGGTGCGCATGGAAGAGATGCGCCAGTCGAACCGCATCATCAAGCAGTGCATCGACTGGTTGCGCAAGAACCCGGGTCCGGTCATCAGCGACAACTACAAGGTCGCACCGCCGCCGCGCGAGAGCATGAAGTCGAACATGGAAGAGCTGATCCACCACTTCAAGCTCTTCTCCGAAGGCATCCACGTGCCGGAAGGCGAGGCCTACGCCGCCGTCGAGCACCCGAAGGGCGAGTTCGGCATCTACTTCATCTCCGACGGCGCCAACAAGCCGTACCGCATGAAGATTCGCGCACCGGGCTACGTGCATCTGTCCGCGATGGACGAGATGGCGCGCGGCCACATGATCGCCGACGTCGTCACGATCATCGGTTCCCAGGATATCGTTTTTGGTGAGATCGACCGCTGA
- a CDS encoding NuoB/complex I 20 kDa subunit family protein, which produces MSIEGVLQEGFITTTADKLINYVRTGSLWPMTFGLACCAVEMIHAGCSRYDLDRFGIVFRPSPRQSDVMIVAGTLTNKMAPALRKVYDQMAEPRWVISMGSCANGGGYYHYSYSVVRGCDRIVPVDIYVPGCPPTAEALLYGLIQLQNKIRRTNTIAR; this is translated from the coding sequence ATGAGTATCGAAGGTGTCCTGCAGGAAGGTTTCATCACCACCACGGCCGACAAGCTGATCAACTACGTGCGCACCGGCTCGCTGTGGCCGATGACCTTCGGCCTCGCCTGCTGCGCGGTCGAGATGATCCATGCCGGCTGTTCGCGCTACGACCTCGACCGTTTCGGCATCGTCTTCCGTCCCAGTCCGCGCCAGTCCGACGTGATGATCGTCGCCGGCACGCTGACCAACAAGATGGCGCCGGCGCTGCGCAAGGTCTACGACCAGATGGCCGAGCCACGCTGGGTGATCTCGATGGGCTCGTGCGCCAACGGCGGCGGCTACTACCACTACTCCTACTCGGTGGTGCGCGGCTGCGACCGCATCGTCCCGGTCGACATCTACGTCCCGGGCTGCCCGCCGACCGCCGAGGCGCTCCTCTACGGGCTGATCCAGCTGCAGAACAAGATCCGCCGCACCAATACCATCGCCCGCTAA
- the nuoH gene encoding NADH-quinone oxidoreductase subunit NuoH, with amino-acid sequence MDTLMQYVSGMFGSAWPLVWTLAKIVAIVAPLMLAVAYLTFWERKIIGWMQVRIGPNRVGPWGLIQPIADGVKLLLKEIIVPTKSNTWIFLMAPGLSIAPALAAWAVMPFSDTLVLGNIDASLLYVMAITSMGVYGIILSGWASNSKYAFLGALRASAQMVSYEVSMGFALITVLMVSNSLNFVDIVNAQKSGMFANAGLGFLSWNWLPLLPMFVVYLISGVAETNRAPFDLAEGESEIVAGFHAEYSGMAFALFFLAEYANMILISALVSVMFLGGWLSPVGFLPDSTLWLFAKMSFILLLFLWFRATFPRYRYDQLMRLGWKVFIPVCLVWLTVVGVWMMSPWNIWK; translated from the coding sequence ATGGATACGCTGATGCAATACGTCTCGGGCATGTTCGGTTCGGCGTGGCCGCTGGTGTGGACGCTGGCCAAGATCGTCGCCATCGTCGCGCCGCTGATGCTCGCCGTCGCCTACCTGACGTTCTGGGAGCGCAAGATCATCGGCTGGATGCAGGTGCGCATCGGCCCGAACCGCGTCGGTCCGTGGGGCCTGATCCAGCCGATCGCCGACGGTGTCAAGCTGCTGCTCAAGGAAATCATCGTCCCGACGAAGTCCAACACCTGGATCTTCCTGATGGCGCCCGGCCTGTCGATCGCGCCGGCGCTCGCCGCCTGGGCGGTGATGCCGTTCTCCGACACGCTGGTCCTCGGCAACATCGACGCCAGCCTGCTCTACGTGATGGCGATCACCTCGATGGGCGTCTACGGCATCATCCTCTCCGGCTGGGCGTCGAACTCGAAGTACGCGTTCCTCGGCGCGCTACGCGCCTCGGCGCAGATGGTGTCCTACGAAGTGTCGATGGGCTTCGCGCTGATCACCGTGCTGATGGTGTCGAACAGCCTGAACTTCGTCGACATCGTCAACGCGCAGAAGAGCGGCATGTTCGCCAACGCCGGCCTTGGCTTCCTGTCGTGGAACTGGCTGCCGCTGCTGCCGATGTTCGTCGTCTACCTGATCTCGGGCGTCGCCGAGACCAACCGTGCGCCGTTCGACCTCGCCGAAGGCGAATCGGAAATCGTCGCCGGCTTCCACGCCGAGTACTCGGGCATGGCCTTCGCGCTGTTCTTCCTCGCCGAATACGCGAACATGATCCTGATCTCGGCGCTGGTGTCGGTCATGTTCCTCGGCGGCTGGCTGTCGCCGGTCGGTTTCCTGCCGGATTCGACGCTGTGGCTGTTCGCCAAGATGTCGTTCATCCTGCTGCTGTTCCTCTGGTTCCGCGCCACCTTCCCGCGCTATCGCTACGACCAGCTGATGCGCCTGGGCTGGAAGGTCTTCATCCCGGTCTGCCTGGTCTGGCTGACGGTCGTCGGCGTCTGGATGATGTCGCCGTGGAACATCTGGAAGTAA
- the nuoE gene encoding NADH-quinone oxidoreductase subunit NuoE — protein MLTPESLKKIDRELAKYPADQRQSAIMAGLAIAQEEKGWLASETIEEVARYIGIEPIAAYEVASFYNMYDLQPVGKYKLTVCTNLPCMLTGGVDAGEYLKKKLGIGYNETTADGKFTLKQGECMGACGDAPVMIVNNRKMCSWMNPEQIDKLLAELE, from the coding sequence ATGCTGACTCCCGAATCCCTCAAGAAGATCGACCGCGAGCTCGCGAAGTATCCGGCCGATCAGCGCCAGTCGGCGATCATGGCCGGCCTCGCCATCGCCCAGGAAGAAAAGGGCTGGCTCGCCTCCGAAACCATCGAAGAGGTTGCCCGCTACATCGGCATCGAGCCGATCGCCGCGTATGAGGTCGCTTCCTTCTACAACATGTACGACCTGCAGCCGGTCGGCAAGTACAAGCTGACCGTGTGCACCAACCTGCCGTGCATGCTGACCGGCGGCGTCGATGCCGGCGAGTACCTGAAGAAGAAGCTCGGCATCGGCTACAACGAGACGACGGCGGACGGCAAGTTCACGCTGAAGCAGGGCGAGTGCATGGGCGCCTGCGGCGATGCGCCGGTGATGATCGTCAACAACCGCAAGATGTGCTCGTGGATGAACCCGGAGCAGATCGACAAATTGCTGGCGGAGCTCGAATAA